Sequence from the Terriglobia bacterium genome:
CCTGCTCATCTCATGTGGAGGGAGGCAGGAGAAAAGGCTCGCCCAAAACCTTGACAACCTCCAAATCGCTAACCTGGCAGCCGAAGACCTGAAAGTCAGTTCGTTCCATCCACACGGAAAAGACGAAGCCATCCTGGTGGCCGATGTTCACACGGCTTTTCTCATGAAGAAGAATTCGCGGGGGGAATGGGAGATTCAATCTGTCCGTCTGGGCGATCGCAACTGGGAAGATGCGAAGGATTTTGCCCGGGCACTTCACCAGGTGAGGCTTGAACGCGTCAAAAGTGATTTCGAGAAAATCGCGAATGCCCTTGAAAAATATCAGGCCCAAACGAAGGCCTTGCCGGCCGTCGTAGGGATCGGCCCTCTAGTGGATCTCTTGTTCCCGACCTACCTGGCGGAAGCCGTGCGGGTCGATCCCTGGTCATCCGAATATAACTACCGCCTCAGCACCCCCACTTCCTACATCCTGATTTCCGCCGGGCCGGACCGCAAGTTCGGGACGGGCGACGACATCCGGTTCGAGCGTTGATGGGACACGGACAAACACGGACGACACAGAGACCTAACAAATGGCGTCCATGGATTTGAACCTCGTCCTCGCAAGGACCAGCCAAAATGAAAACCGGCTGGCAATGACAAGACTCTTGTCAGGCCAGCCGGAAAAACGTTCTCAATCCCCGCCAGAATCTCAAGGAAACTTCGTCACGGCATCCACGACCTGCTGATCCGGCAACAGCTTCCCTTCCACGTTTTCCCAGAGGATTTTCCCGTCTGTCCCCACTAGAAAGTAAGTCCTCTTGGCCACCACCGAATGGATGCCCGGGACGTTGACTTCCAGTTCAATGTGATAGTCCTTGATCACCTTGCGTTCCATATCACTCAGCAAGGGAAAAGGCAGACTGAGGCTTGCCTTGAATTTATCCTGGGAAAAGGGCGTATCGGTGCTGATTCCCCACACTTCGATGTTCTTGGCCTTTAACTTTTCATAGTTCTCTCTGAACCCAGAGAGCTCGGTCGTTCAACCGCCGGTGAAATCGAAAACATAGAAGGCCAAAAGGACCTTTTTCTTGCCGCGCATGTCACTCAATTTCATTGGAGCGAGTTTGGGTCCCGAGGGGAGGGTAAAGTCCGGAGCTGTGTCCCCCACCTTGGGGGGTTGCACCCCGGCACCCGCGGGAGGAGAGGTACTTTGAGCTGTCAAGGAAACTGTGCCCATGAGCAGTAGCGCCACAAAAAGGGACAGAACAAGAAACGTTTTATTCATCGCTTCCTTCCTCAAAAAATGAGATTTCGGACCGATTTCAGTTTGGGTCACCGCACTATAGCCAATCTCCCCGCAACATGCAAGAGACGAATGTGAGGCGTCCTTCTCCTTCATCCTTTGGTGGCGATGCCTTCGAGCCTTCTGAGGTTGGAGGGATCTCCCATCGCAATCAGGCAGTCGCCGGCCCCGATGCGGGTCTCCGAAGTGGGGTTGAACACCATGTTTCCATCCGCCTTCTTCATCGCCAGCACAATGACATTCATTTCCTGGCGGATTCCGGAATCCTGCAAGGTTCGATTGGAGAGAGGGCAACCCTTGCCGATGGGAATCTCTTCAATCGCCAGGTTCAACTTCTCGGCACCCATGGTCGAGGTCGCCACGTCGAGGAAATCATAGACGTTGGGTCGGAGCATCGCCTGGGCAATACGGTGGCCTGTGAAAATGTAAGGGGAAATGACCTCAGTCGCGCCGGCTCGCCGCAATTTCTCCTCGGCGTCTTCTTCGCTCGCCCGTGCGATGATGGGCAGATCCTGTCTCAGGCCGCGCGCCGTCAGGGTGACATAGACGTTGTCGGCATCGGAGGTGATGACACTGATGAGTCCCCTCGCCCGTTCGATACCGGCATCCCGCAACACCGTCTCCTTGGTTGAATCGCCGAGGATAACCAGGGCTCCTTCTTCACGCATGCGGTTTGCCTTGGCCTCGTCTCTTTCGATGACCACAAAAGGGACGGAGTGTGACCGAAACTCCTTCGCCACCCTCCGACCTACTCGCCCGGCTCCGCATATGATGAAATGATCCTTGAGCTGCTGAATTTCCTTTTCCATGCGCCTCCGTCCCAGTATTGTGTGAACTTCCAGGCTGATGAAATACTGCACCAAACTGGTCACCGTAAAACCGGCGGCCCCAATCCCGAGCACCACGATGATCACGGTGAGCAATTTGCCCGCCGGGCTGATCTCAAGAATCCCGTCGTAACCCAGCGTGGTCACGGTGATGACCGTGACATAAAAGCTGCGACCATAGCTCCAATGTTCAATGAAATGAAATCCCAGCGTCCCGATGCTGTTTACGATCAGCATCAGGAGGAGGATAAGGTAGATTCGGTATGATAACTTCAAGGTTGGATCCCGGCCTGATGAACTGCCTGATGAAAGGGATGGTAAGGGAAGGCCTCCCCTGCGTCAACCCAAAACTCGAGGCGAGGTTGCTTGCACTTCGGGGCTGTGCTATAAACGGGTTTAGGTGTCAGGTGTCAGGTGTCAGGTGTCAGAAAGTCGAAAACAGAAGTCAGAAGTCAGAGGTCGGACGTCAGAGGCCAGAAACCAGACGCCGGAAGCCGGAAACAGACGTCGGAAATCGGAGGTCGGATGTCAGAGTTGAAAAATGAAGGATTGGGACCCTAGACATTGAACTTTGAATATGCAACTGGATTCTTTGGACCTTGGACTTTGGACCTTGGACTTTGAACTTTGAACCTTGGACTTTGGACTCTTCTAAACCATGAAAGTTCAAGTTCTTTACTTTGCCTATTGTCGTGACTTGACGGGCCGCGAACGCGAGTGGCTGACCCTGGAGGACAGTGCCCGCGTTTCAGATCTGGTGGCAAAGTGTCTTTCTGAGAAACCCGCCCTTGAAGGGCTCCGACGGAATCTGCTCGTTGCGGTCAACCAGGAATATGCACAGTCCGACCAGCTTCTGGAGGACGGAGATGAGGTGGCCCTGTTTCCTCCCGTCAGCGGGGGCGCCGTCGAGGTCGAGGCCCTCCGTGATTTTTATGCCGTGACGCACTCCCCGATCGAATCTGCGCAGATCCTGCAGGCGCTCAAGCGGCCGGAAGACGGCGCGGTCGTGGTCTTTGAGGGGATGGTTCGAAATAACTCCCGCGGCAAGCGCACGCGGTATGTGGAATACCACGGTTACGAGCCCATGGCGCTCAAGAAAATTCGTGAAATCGGCGAACGCATCAAATCGATGTGGGAAATCGACGGGGTGGGCATTACCCACCGGCTGGGCCATTTGGAGATTGGGGAATCGAGTGTGCTGATTGTGATTACCTCAGCCCACCGGAAGGCCGCGTTTGATGCCTGCCACTACGCGATCGACCTCCTGAAGAAGACCGTGCCGATTTGGAAGAAAGAGTGCTTTGAGGACGGCGAAATGTGGATTGAAGGCGAGGTGCCTGTCAAGGCCTGCCGCGAGCACTGATCGGAGGGGCCGGCTTTCTTCCGCAAAATTTTCTGCCCTTCGGGGTCATCCGTCCCTTCGACTGAACCAACGCTCCCCCAATATACGGCATCCAAGGTGAATGAAAAAAGCGATGAGTGGTGGTCGCGGGCAGGGGGGGAGTCCGGCGTTTCTGCCCCAGGCGACTCTGAAGAGGTCCCCCATGGAGATAGAAAACGACGGCAATGATTAGTCCGCCTGCACCTTTCCTCCCGGCACCCGAGCCAGTAAACCGCCCGCTCGGACGCACTTCCTTTCTTGTCGTCATCCTTTCATTGTTCTGTGTCCCCGGGCTCCTTCTGAGTGCCCCCCCACAAACCGCTCCAGTAGGCGCCAGGCAGGTGCAGGAAAAGCCGTCATCTGGCCAGGAACCTCCGGCGGCTCGATTCAAGGTGGACGTCAACCTGACCGTCATTTATGCCACCGTGACCAATCCGAACGGGTGGGTGGACCGGAGTTTGACGCGTGAGGACTTCGACCTCAAGGAGAATGGCCAAAAGCAGGAGATTGCATTCTTCAGCCGCGAGTCCGAATTGCCGTTGCGGGTCGCTTTGCTGGTGGATTCAAGTCTGAGCACAGCCCGCGACTTGAAGTTTGAATCTGAAGCGGCAATTCGGTTCTTCCGGTCGGTCCTGCGGCCGCAGGATGGAGGCTCCGTCTTCGATTTCTCTTACGATGTTCACCAACTTACCAACTATACCAATGACATCGAGGCCCTATCCCGGGGAATCCGGGCCATTGCCCCGGAGACCGCCACTTCTCTTTTCGATGCCGTTTACCTGGCCTCCGGAACGCTGAAGTCACGCAAGCAGAAGAAGGTCATGGTCATTGTCTCGGACGGAGCAGACACCACCAGCCGGGTCAGTTATGCCGAGGCGCTTCGAGCCGCCAATGAAGCCGAGGCCATCATCTTTTCGATCATCATTATGCCGGTAAAGAGTGACGCGGGAAGGGCACTGGGGGGTGAGCACGCCCTGATGACGCTTTCGGAAGAGACGGGCGGGTTGTCATTTTTCCCAAACACCGTTACCGAACTGGACAGTATTTACTCCAAGATCAGCGAAGAATTGCGCACGCAATACACGCTGGGATTCTATTCCACGGTCACCGCCCCCTCAACTCAACTGCGACACATCACGCTCACCACCCGCAACCCCCGTCTCCTCGTCCGGACTCGTCGAGGGTACTTCCTCAAACCCGCCGCGTAATTTCAAGAATCCCGCAAATATTTTTCCTCGAGGAAGGTTTCGCGGCTATAATCCAGCTCTCAATCGAGACGGTTATTCAACCATGCTTCCCTATCTTGAAACGGCGTTGGATGCGGCGAGGGCGGCCGGCGATGTCCTCCTCCGTTCCTATGAAAAACCCAAGAATATCGAGTACAAGGGTGATGTCGACCTGGTCACGGAGGTCGATCGCGCCTCCGAACAACTCATCCTTGAAAAGATCCTGGGGCAGTATCCCACCCACGCCATCGTGGCCGAAGAAAGCGGCGGCCGGAAAGCCGATTCCGA
This genomic interval carries:
- a CDS encoding potassium channel protein; protein product: MKLSYRIYLILLLMLIVNSIGTLGFHFIEHWSYGRSFYVTVITVTTLGYDGILEISPAGKLLTVIIVVLGIGAAGFTVTSLVQYFISLEVHTILGRRRMEKEIQQLKDHFIICGAGRVGRRVAKEFRSHSVPFVVIERDEAKANRMREEGALVILGDSTKETVLRDAGIERARGLISVITSDADNVYVTLTARGLRQDLPIIARASEEDAEEKLRRAGATEVISPYIFTGHRIAQAMLRPNVYDFLDVATSTMGAEKLNLAIEEIPIGKGCPLSNRTLQDSGIRQEMNVIVLAMKKADGNMVFNPTSETRIGAGDCLIAMGDPSNLRRLEGIATKG
- a CDS encoding type II secretion system protein GspG — encoded protein: MPNVLKPTLVLLALTLLISCGGRQEKRLAQNLDNLQIANLAAEDLKVSSFHPHGKDEAILVADVHTAFLMKKNSRGEWEIQSVRLGDRNWEDAKDFARALHQVRLERVKSDFEKIANALEKYQAQTKALPAVVGIGPLVDLLFPTYLAEAVRVDPWSSEYNYRLSTPTSYILISAGPDRKFGTGDDIRFER
- a CDS encoding redoxin domain-containing protein, whose product is MNKTFLVLSLFVALLLMGTVSLTAQSTSPPAGAGVQPPKVGDTAPDFTLPSGPKLAPMKLSDMRGKKKVLLAFYVFDFTGG
- the moaD gene encoding molybdopterin converting factor subunit 1 gives rise to the protein MKVQVLYFAYCRDLTGREREWLTLEDSARVSDLVAKCLSEKPALEGLRRNLLVAVNQEYAQSDQLLEDGDEVALFPPVSGGAVEVEALRDFYAVTHSPIESAQILQALKRPEDGAVVVFEGMVRNNSRGKRTRYVEYHGYEPMALKKIREIGERIKSMWEIDGVGITHRLGHLEIGESSVLIVITSAHRKAAFDACHYAIDLLKKTVPIWKKECFEDGEMWIEGEVPVKACREH
- a CDS encoding VWA domain-containing protein; the encoded protein is MDVNLTVIYATVTNPNGWVDRSLTREDFDLKENGQKQEIAFFSRESELPLRVALLVDSSLSTARDLKFESEAAIRFFRSVLRPQDGGSVFDFSYDVHQLTNYTNDIEALSRGIRAIAPETATSLFDAVYLASGTLKSRKQKKVMVIVSDGADTTSRVSYAEALRAANEAEAIIFSIIIMPVKSDAGRALGGEHALMTLSEETGGLSFFPNTVTELDSIYSKISEELRTQYTLGFYSTVTAPSTQLRHITLTTRNPRLLVRTRRGYFLKPAA